From the Thermus brockianus genome, the window TCCTCAGGTCAAAGCGGGCCCCGTGCCGGGGGCAGACGATGGCCCCCTCCTCCACCTCCCCCTCGTGCAGGGGGCCGTCGTCGTGGGTGCAGACGTCCTCCAGGGCGAAGACCTCTTCCCCGGTGTAGAGGAGGAGAATGGGCTTTTTGTGCTCAGGGCGCCGAAGGACCAGGCGTCCGTTTTGAAACTCACCTAGTTTAGCCACGGGCGTCCACATAGCCTTAAGGATAAGGGAAGGCCGGGCACCAAGGGTGCCCGGCCCGAAGGGGCTTTTAGAGCCTTACCTTCTCCTCAATCACCGCCTCGAGGTGGGCCCGAAGGGCCTTCAAGGGGATGCGGGTGAGGACGTCCGCCAGGTGGGCCTTCACCAAAAGCTCCTGGGCCAGGGTGCGGGGCAGGCCCCGGGACTGGAGGTAGAAAAGCTGCATCTCGTCCACGGGGGCGGTGGTGCTCCCGTGGGTGCACCGCACGTCGTTGGCCCCGATTTCCAGCTGGGGAATGGAGTCCACCCGGGCCGTGGGGGAAAGGATGAGGTTGCGGTTGGCCTGGTAGGCGTCCGTCTTCTGCGCCCCCCGTTCTAGCTTGATGAGGCCGGAGAAGACCGCCCGGGCCTCGTCCTTCACCGCCCCCTTGTAGAGGAGGTCGCTTCGGGTGTGGTGCTCCACGTGGTGCTGCAGGGTGTAGTGGTCAAAGTGCTGCCGCCCGTGGCCGAAGTAGAGGCCGAGCATCTCGCTTTCGGCGCCGGGGCCTAGGAGTTCGGAAGCCACCTCGCTCCGGGCGTAAGCGCCCCCCAGGTTCACCACCAGGTCGTTAAGCCCGGCATCCCGCTCCAGGAGGGCCCGCTGGCGGTGGAAGTGCCAGAGGCCTTCCCCGAAGGTCTGGATGTGGGCGTGGCGGAGCCGGGCCCCGGGGCGGAGGACCATCTCCGTGGCGGAAAGGTGCAGGGTGGCGGGGAGGTCGGGGGAGAGGTACTCCTCAATGTAGGCGGCCTTGGCGTTGTCCTCCAGGACGAGGAGGCTCCGCCCGGCGGAGGCCTTGCCCCCTTCCAAGAGCACCTTGAAGACCCCCAAGGGCTTTTCCACCTCGAGGCCTGCCGGCACGTAGAGGAAGGCCCCGTGGGTGAAGAAGGCGCTGTTTTGGGCGGCGAACTTGTCCTCGGTGTAGACCCCTTGGAAGAGGGCGCCCTCCACTTTGGCGGGGTGGGTCTTCAGGGCCTCGGCCAAGGAGGTGAAGACGAGCCCCTTGGCCTTTAGCTCCTCGGGCACCTCGGCGTAGACCAGGTCGGGCCCCACGAAGACCAAAAAGCCGGAGACGTCCGTCTTCTCCAAGCGGCGCTTCACCAGCTCAGGAAGCGCATCCCGGGAAAGCGTTTGGCCCTTGGGCGCCTCCACTTCCTGCTCCAAGGGGGCCTCGGAAAGGTCGGTGTAGCGCCAGTTCTCGTCCTTCTTGTTGGGGTAGGGGAGGTGGGCGAAGGCCTCGAGGGCCTTTAGCCGCCTCTCCAAGAGCCAGGCGGGTTCGCCTAGCGCCTGAGAGATGGCCTCCACCTGCGTCTTGTCCAGTACCTGCATCTTGCCTCCTCAAAAAGGAAGAGGCCCTTGGCCCCTTCCCAAGACACGGTTGGCCCTTAGCCGACGGAGCCCTCCATCTCCAGCTCAATGAGCCGGTTGAGCTCCACGGCGTACTCCAAGGGAAGCTCCTTAGCGATGGGCTCAATGAAGCCCCGCACGATGAGGGCCGCCGCCTCGTCCTCCTTGAGGCCGCGGGTCTGCAGGTAGAAGATCTGCTCGTCGTTGATCTTGGACACCGTGGCCTCGTGGCCCACGTGGGCGGAGTCCTCCTCAATCTCAATGTAGGGGTAGGTGTCCGTGCGGCTTTCCGGGTCAATGAGGAGGGCGTCGCACTCCACGTTGGCCTTGGCGTGCTTGGCCCCTTCCAGCACCTTCACGAGGCCCCGGTAGCTCGCCCGGCCCTCGCCCTTGGAGATGCTCTTGGAGACGATGGTGCCCGAGGTGTGGGGGGCGCCCAGGAGGATTTTGGCCCCGGTGTCCTGGTGCTGCCCCGTCTTGGCGAAGGCGATGGAGAGGATCTCCGTGCGGGCGCCCGGCTCCAGGAGGTAGCTGGAGGGGTACTTCATGGTGACCTTGGAGCCCAGGTTGCCGTCCAGCCACTCGTGGAAGGCATCCCCGTAGACCAGGGCCCGCTGGGTCACCAGGTTGTACATGTTGGTGGACCAGTTCTGGATGGTGGTGTAGCGGCTCCGGGCCCCCCGCTTCACCACGATCTCAATGACCCCGGTGTGGAGGCTTTCCGTGGAGTACATGGGGGCGGTGCAGCCCTCAATGTAGTGCACCTCCGCCCCCTCGTCCACGATGATGAGGGTGCGCTCAAACTGGCCGAACTCGGGGGTGTTCACCCGGAAGTAGGCTTGCAAGGGGAGCTCCACCTTGACCCCCGGGGGCACGTAGACGAAGGAGCCCCCGGACCAGGCGGCGGAGTTCAGGGCGGCGAACTTGTTGTCCTCGGGGGGGACCACCTTGGCGAAGTACTCCTTGAAGAGGTCCTCGTACTTCTTCATCCCCTCCTCAATGGCCACGAAGATGACCCCCTGCCGCTCCAGCTCCTCCCGCACCCGGTGGTAGACCATCTCCGAGTCGTACTGGGCCCCCACCCCGGCCAGGACCTTCCGCTCCGCCTCGGGAATGCCCAGGCGCTCGTAGGTCCTGCGGATCTCCTCCGGGATTTCCTCCCAGCTCTTTGCGTCCCGCACCTCAGCGGGCTTCACATAGTAGACGAGGTTGTCCAAGTCCAGGCCGGAAAGGTCCGGGCCCCAGGTGGGCATGGGCTTCTTCTGGAAGATCTCCAGAGCCCGCAGGCGGAACTTAAGCATCCACTCGGGCTCGCCCTTGTGGTAGCTGATGGCCTCAATGACCCGGCGGCTGAGCCCCCGCTCGGCCACGTAGACCGGCTTTACCTCGTCAATGAAGTGGTACTTGTACTCTTCGCCCAGGGTTTTAAGGTCAACCTCGCTCATGCGCCCTCCTTTACCCGCTCCCGCAGCCACTCGTAGCCCTTGGCCTCCAGCTCAAGGGCCAGCTCGGGGCCGCCTTCCGCCACCACCCGGCCGTCCATCATCACGTGGACCCGGTCGGGGACGATGTAGTTGAGGAGGCGCTGGTAGTGGGTGATGACCAGGGCCCCGAAGTTGGGCCCCCGCATGGCGTTCACGCCCCGGGCCACCACCTTGAGGGCGTCTATGTCCAGCCCGGAGTCGGTCTCGTCCAAGACGGCGTAGGTGGGTTCCAGGACCAGAAGCTGCAGGATCTCGTTCCGCTTCTTCTCCCCGCCCGAGAAGCCCTCGTTGAGGTAGCGGGAGAGGTAGCTTTCGTCCCAGTCCAGAAGCTCCAGGGCCTTCTTCACCTTGGTCCAGAACTCCGCCACCCCCACCTCCCGGCCGAGCCTGGCCTGGAGGGCGAGGCGCAGGAAGTTGGCGATGGTGACCCCAGGCACCTCCACGGGGTACTGGAAGGCCAGGAAAAGCCCCTTGCGGGCCCTTTCATCGGGGGAAAACTCCAGGATGCTCTCCCCGTCCAGGAGGATATCCCCCTTCTCCACGGTGTACTCGGGGTCCCCGGCCAGGATCTTGCCCAGGGTGCTCTTGCCCGCCCCGTTGGGGCCCATGAGGGCGTGCACCTCCCCTTTGGGGACCACCAGGTTCACGCCTTTGAGGATGGTCTCGCCGTTAACGGAAGCCCAGAGGTCGCGGATTTCCAGATGGTTCATGCTTTTGCCTCCTAAGGCCGGGCCGTACCCTTACTGCGACCCGTTCGCAGTAAGAGTATAGCCCCTTCGCCTCCAAAAGTATAGTGAATTAGTCGGGATTTGCCAGGTGGAAGCCCAGGGCCTCGGGCAGGGCCCAGGGGCCTGGGGACAGGCGGGCCTCCAACTCCGGGCAGAAGCGGCCCAGGGCGCGGCCTAGCTGGAAGCGGAAGGGCTCGGGTAGCCGCCCCTGGCGGACCTCTTCCAGCTTCTGCCAGGCCGCCTCCTTTTCCCCCAAGCCCAGGAGGGCCAGGACCTCCACCGCCCGGGCCTGGGCCAAAAGGCCGGGGTCCTCCAAGGGGGGAAGGGCCACGATCTGGGCCAGGGCCTCCCCATAGCCCCCGCCCCGGGCCAAGGCCTCGGCGTAGCCCAGGCGGGCCTGGGCGCGGAGGTAGGGGTTTTCCAGGGCTAAGAAGGGCTTGAGTAGGGGAGCGCCTTCCTCAGGAGGAAGGAGAAGGGCCAGGAGGCTTGCCGTGTCCAGGCGCAGGGCGGTGTAGCGGTCCGTGGCCTCCTCGGGGATTTCCTGAAGGAGGTCCTTTAGGAGCCGCAAGGCGGTGGGGGCGGAAAGCCCCCCTAGGAAAGGTGCCCGGTAGGGTTGGCCCGCTTCCAGGAGGAGGTAGGCTGCCCCCAGGCGGAAAAGGGTGCGCAGGTGCCGGTAGCGGGCCTCCTTGGGCCTTTCCCGGGTGGTGCGGAAGTAGGCTTCGGCCCGCCTGAGGTAGCCCAGGGCCTCAAAGGCCCGGCCCCGGGCGGCCTCGAGGATCCCCGCCTCGCTTTCCACCCGGGCCCGGGTGAAGGGGTCCTCCGCCTCCGCCAGGGCTTTTTGGATGACGGCCTCGGCCTCGCCGTAGCGGCCGAGGCGCCGCAGGAGGGTAGCGTAACGGGCCCGCACCCGGGCCACCTCGTCCTTGGGGGCTCCCGCCTCCTCCAAAAGCCGAAGCCCTTCCCCCATGCGGGCCTCCGCCTCGAGGCGGCCCAAGCGCATGAGGAGGTCCCCCATCTGGTACCGGGCCCGGCCCAGGAGAAGGGGGTCGTGCCCCACCTGGGCCAAGGCGGCCAGGGCCTCCTCGTAGCGGCCCAGGTCCTTGGCCACCAGGCCCCGCCAGAGCTGCACCCGGTCCCGGAGAAAGGGGGCCACGGGCAAGGCCTCCGCCTCCTCCACGAGCACGGCCGCCCTTTCGTAATCCCCTTTCCAGCGCTCCACCGCCGCCATCACCAAAAGGCCCTCCGCCTGGGCGGTTTCGTCCAGGTGGAGGAGATCCTCCTTGGGCGGAAGAAGCTCCTCCGCCTCCCGGTAAAGGGCGGCGTCCGCCTTGGCCTCCGCTCCCTTGATGCGGGCCCAGGTGCGCAGGGTGGGGTTGTCCGCCTGGGAGAGGACCCTGAGGGCCTCTTCCGCCTCGGGGTGGGCGTACTGGCCTAGGACCGCCCGGTAGCGCACCACCACCGCCGCCAGGGCTTCCAGGTCCTCCTTGGGCCAGGTTTGGGCCTCCTGCCAGAGGCCCGGGAGGAGGGCGAGGCGGGCGGGATCCTCTTGAAGCAAGTCCAAAAGTATCCGGCGCTCCCCTGCCTTGTGGGCGTGGTAGAGCTTCCGGAAGAGGTTTTCCTTGGGAAAATATCCCAAGGCCAGGCGGTGGAGTTCCTTGGGCGCCTCCTCGGGGAGGAGGGTGCGCAAGGAGGGGCGCACCAGCCCTTCCCCCACCCAGTCCAAAAGGGCCCGTTCCGCCTGGGAAAGCCTTTCCAAGGGGCGGCCCAGGGCCCTTTCCAGGAGCTCTAAGGGGAAGGCGGGGTCGGCCTCGGGGCTGAAGGCGGCGAGGGCCTGGAGGAGGGGCCTTAGGGTGGGGTCGTCGTGGATGGGCGTCTTGGGGTCGTGTTTGGCCGCCTCTAAGAGGACGAGCCGGGAAAGCTCCCCGAAGTTCCGGCCCGCCTGGTTTACCAGGGCCTCGAGGCGCTCCGGGGGCAGGTGGGGAAGCCTCTCCCGCACGAAGCGCCTGGCTTCCTCCCGGCTCGGGGGGGAAAGGGGCTGGTAGGGGAGGGTGGGGGGCGGCTCGGAAAGGGCGGCCAGGTAGGGGATCTGCAGGGCTTTGAGGAAAGGTTCCAGCCAAGCCCCCAGGCTCCGCTTGCTCCCGTCTGGGCCCCTTAGGGGGAGGCCCTCTAGGGTGCCTTCGGCCTCGGCCCGCAACAAAAGCGGGCGGCCCTTCCCGTTTAAGGCC encodes:
- a CDS encoding Rieske (2Fe-2S) protein, whose product is MWTPVAKLGEFQNGRLVLRRPEHKKPILLLYTGEEVFALEDVCTHDDGPLHEGEVEEGAIVCPRHGARFDLRTGRQTLPAPKPIKVFPARIEGDTVFLDL
- the sufD gene encoding Fe-S cluster assembly protein SufD, translating into MQVLDKTQVEAISQALGEPAWLLERRLKALEAFAHLPYPNKKDENWRYTDLSEAPLEQEVEAPKGQTLSRDALPELVKRRLEKTDVSGFLVFVGPDLVYAEVPEELKAKGLVFTSLAEALKTHPAKVEGALFQGVYTEDKFAAQNSAFFTHGAFLYVPAGLEVEKPLGVFKVLLEGGKASAGRSLLVLEDNAKAAYIEEYLSPDLPATLHLSATEMVLRPGARLRHAHIQTFGEGLWHFHRQRALLERDAGLNDLVVNLGGAYARSEVASELLGPGAESEMLGLYFGHGRQHFDHYTLQHHVEHHTRSDLLYKGAVKDEARAVFSGLIKLERGAQKTDAYQANRNLILSPTARVDSIPQLEIGANDVRCTHGSTTAPVDEMQLFYLQSRGLPRTLAQELLVKAHLADVLTRIPLKALRAHLEAVIEEKVRL
- the sufB gene encoding Fe-S cluster assembly protein SufB, yielding MSEVDLKTLGEEYKYHFIDEVKPVYVAERGLSRRVIEAISYHKGEPEWMLKFRLRALEIFQKKPMPTWGPDLSGLDLDNLVYYVKPAEVRDAKSWEEIPEEIRRTYERLGIPEAERKVLAGVGAQYDSEMVYHRVREELERQGVIFVAIEEGMKKYEDLFKEYFAKVVPPEDNKFAALNSAAWSGGSFVYVPPGVKVELPLQAYFRVNTPEFGQFERTLIIVDEGAEVHYIEGCTAPMYSTESLHTGVIEIVVKRGARSRYTTIQNWSTNMYNLVTQRALVYGDAFHEWLDGNLGSKVTMKYPSSYLLEPGARTEILSIAFAKTGQHQDTGAKILLGAPHTSGTIVSKSISKGEGRASYRGLVKVLEGAKHAKANVECDALLIDPESRTDTYPYIEIEEDSAHVGHEATVSKINDEQIFYLQTRGLKEDEAAALIVRGFIEPIAKELPLEYAVELNRLIELEMEGSVG
- the sufC gene encoding Fe-S cluster assembly ATPase SufC yields the protein MNHLEIRDLWASVNGETILKGVNLVVPKGEVHALMGPNGAGKSTLGKILAGDPEYTVEKGDILLDGESILEFSPDERARKGLFLAFQYPVEVPGVTIANFLRLALQARLGREVGVAEFWTKVKKALELLDWDESYLSRYLNEGFSGGEKKRNEILQLLVLEPTYAVLDETDSGLDIDALKVVARGVNAMRGPNFGALVITHYQRLLNYIVPDRVHVMMDGRVVAEGGPELALELEAKGYEWLRERVKEGA